From a region of the Bermanella marisrubri genome:
- a CDS encoding 2-dehydropantoate 2-reductase → MSSNSPHIVIAGAGSVGCYVGGRLAHGGARVSFLARERIQNDIDLHGMKVSDWQGYSANLDPSSIEISSHDRILKDADIIIVSVKSRDTLAMAQTIKRSGNTTATIFSFQNGVGNVAVLKTELPEHTIMPVMVPYNVLYTPGSKNKAAHFHCGTEGTLFCQNDSASETLMLAAQQAGLAMEYKPNMVNILWSKLLLNLNNPINALAGIPLKQQLEDKHYRKIFRLAIQEGLAVLRSAGINPGQVAAVPMGLVPVVLALPTFLFKRVAQKMLAIDPEARSSMWEDLQNRRPVEVDYITGELVKLGQQVNVPTPVNSKLIELVKTAHAMGQGSPCIDSMTLLNQVEAEQSHV, encoded by the coding sequence ATGTCATCAAATTCACCCCACATTGTTATCGCAGGAGCGGGTAGTGTTGGCTGCTATGTTGGTGGTCGTTTAGCTCATGGGGGGGCGCGCGTTAGCTTTCTTGCTCGCGAGCGTATTCAGAATGATATCGACCTACATGGAATGAAAGTAAGTGATTGGCAAGGCTACTCAGCTAATTTAGACCCATCTAGCATCGAAATTAGTTCTCACGATCGAATACTAAAAGATGCCGATATTATTATTGTCAGCGTGAAAAGCCGAGATACGTTAGCCATGGCACAAACCATTAAACGTTCTGGTAATACAACAGCAACTATCTTTAGCTTTCAGAACGGTGTCGGTAATGTTGCGGTGCTAAAAACGGAACTGCCTGAACATACCATCATGCCAGTCATGGTTCCTTATAATGTTTTATACACCCCAGGGTCCAAGAACAAAGCCGCTCATTTTCATTGCGGCACAGAGGGTACGCTTTTCTGCCAAAACGACAGTGCATCAGAAACCTTGATGTTAGCTGCTCAGCAAGCTGGATTAGCCATGGAGTACAAACCAAACATGGTGAATATTCTTTGGAGTAAGCTACTGCTTAATCTAAATAATCCTATCAATGCATTAGCCGGTATTCCGCTCAAGCAGCAGCTAGAAGATAAGCATTACCGCAAAATTTTTCGCCTTGCCATTCAGGAAGGTTTAGCCGTGTTACGTTCTGCTGGTATCAATCCTGGACAAGTCGCTGCCGTTCCTATGGGACTTGTCCCCGTTGTCTTGGCTCTACCCACTTTCTTATTCAAACGGGTTGCCCAAAAAATGTTGGCCATTGACCCAGAAGCACGTTCAAGTATGTGGGAGGACTTGCAAAATAGACGACCAGTAGAAGTGGACTACATTACCGGAGAGCTTGTAAAGCTAGGCCAACAAGTGAATGTGCCAACCCCGGTAAACAGTAAACTCATCGAGCTAGTTAAAACCGCCCATGCTATGGGACAAGGCAGTCCTTGTATTGATAGCATGACTCTATTAAATCAAGTTGAAGCTGAGCAGTCTCATGTCTGA
- a CDS encoding gamma-butyrobetaine hydroxylase-like domain-containing protein has protein sequence MSDIPSHIKFHKQSQMLELCWQADCYQMSAEFLRVHSPSAEVRGHGVGNEVLQTGKKDVRILKLEPVGNYALKISFDDSHDSGLFNWSYLKQLAAEQAKFWQAYLDKLQAAGASREAKTIQFKSVD, from the coding sequence ATGTCTGATATCCCAAGTCACATCAAATTTCACAAGCAAAGCCAAATGTTAGAGCTATGCTGGCAAGCCGACTGTTATCAAATGAGTGCCGAGTTTTTGCGTGTCCATAGTCCCAGTGCTGAAGTGCGTGGACATGGCGTGGGCAATGAAGTTCTTCAAACAGGAAAAAAGGATGTGCGTATTCTCAAACTGGAACCGGTTGGAAACTACGCCTTAAAAATCAGTTTTGATGACAGTCATGATTCAGGCTTGTTTAACTGGTCTTACCTGAAACAACTGGCAGCCGAACAAGCGAAATTCTGGCAGGCGTATTTGGACAAATTACAAGCTGCTGGTGCAAGTAGAGAAGCCAAAACCATTCAATTTAAATCGGTGGATTAA